Sequence from the Hamadaea flava genome:
TCCCCGGCAGCATCGACGCAGTCCGCGTCTACCAGGGCGTCCTACCGGACTCGCAGATCACCGCCCAAGCGGCGAGCTGACCTCTTGGCTGGGAGGCCGCACCATAGCGGCCTCCCAGCGCACGATGCCGACGCGGTTACGCAGCGTCGTTCCTTTGGCTGAACGCCCTATGCCCCTGTTCCTGGTTTCTGGAGGTATGCGTGACGACCGCTCGCAGCGCGGGCTTGGCAACATCTGCATCCCGAGCCCGTACCAGCAGCTACTCCCACGCCAGTCGAATCCTTTCGGCTGTTGTAACAGTGTTCCTTGCCATCCAACTCGGCGGCCAGGCCGCAGCTATTGCCGCGGCTAGCCCCTACACGCCGCTGCAGCCGCAGAGCGAACCCAGTGTCGGTGGTCAAGACTGGAGCCCACCGAAGGCAGTGCTTGAGGCTGATCCTGCTGCAGACAAGGCGATGCGGTCAGCGAAACCCGTCACCTGGCCGAGCGCAGGTCGTGCAACCGTGGACCTCCGAGCTGCGAAGGCTGCAGACACGTCCGGAGTCCATCCAGTCAGTGCGGGTGACCTGCCGATCATCCTGGACAGAGGCTCCTCTCGAACGGGAAAGGGTGCCACGCCAGCAGGTGTTACGGTCGAAATTCTCGACCACACGATGACAGCTGGTCATGGTTTCCCCGTTGTCCTGCGGCTAGCGCAGACCGAAGCAAGTACAGCAGCTGGCACAGTTAACGTGACTGTCGACTACGCCAAGTTTAAAGACGCGTACGGAGCTGACTGGTCCTCGCGTCTGCGTTTTTCCGCTGTGACGGACTGCGCGTTGACCGTCAGGACAGCTGTAAGCTGCAATGCAAGGCCGATCGCGTCTCACAACGACCCCCAGGCCCATACCCTGTCCGCCGACGTCGAGTTGCCAGCTGCAACAGCTGCTTCAAAGCGCAGCGCAGGCGAAACGTCGGATGGAGGCCTCCTCACGCTGGCCGTGACATCTGACACCTCCAGTAACGCTGGCGACTTCTCGGCCTCAGCGCCCACGCCGTCCTCTACATGGTCCGCAGGCAAGTCCTCCGGCGACTTCGCCTGGGAGTATCCACTTCGCATGCCGCCGTCGCTAGGAGGGCCGACCCCTGCTGTTGGACTTTCATATTCGTCGCAGTCCGTTGACGGCCGTACGGCGGCATCCAATAACCAGCCGACATGGATTGGTGAAGGCTTCAGTTTCTGGCCGGGTTCCATCTCCCGTGGATACAAGGCATGCTCGGATGACCTTGGAGGCAATGCCACCAACACCACCAAAACTGGCGATATGTGCTGGGGCACCTACAACGCCAGCCTGTCGATGGCTGGACACAGCGGAGAGTTGATCCGTGACGACAGCACCGGCAAATATCGCATGAAGAACGACGACGGGACCCGCGTCGAACTTCTGACCGGTGCTTCAAATGGCGACAACAACGGGGAATATTGGAGAGTTACTACTCCCGACGGCACACAGTACTTCTTCGGGCTTAATCACCTGCCCGGCTGGACGGCTGGAAAAGCCGAGACTGCATCCACCTGGACCGTGCCCGTCTTCGGCAACAATCCAGGAGTCAACGGCCAGCCCGACGAGCCCTGTTACAGCTCAACCTTCGCGAACGCGTACTGCGACCAAGCTTGGCAGTGGAACATCGACTACGTCCTAGATGTGCACGGCAACAGCATGTCGTTCTGGTACGGCAAGGAGTCCAATAACTACGCGCGTAACAACACCGATAGTAAAGTCTCACAGTACGTCCGTGGCGGATTCCTCGACCGAATCGATTACGGCACCGACAACCGCACAACGGTAAACAGCGTAGCCACCGACACCGTCTACACCAGCACGAAGCCGCCGATGAGTGTCGACTTCACCCAGGACAATCGCTGCATTCCCGGATCTACGTGCGACAGTGCACATCCCGCGAGTTGGCCCGATGTGCCATGGGATCTTAAATGCACCTCGACCACCTCTTGTCCAGGCCTCTACGCCGCCTCATTCTGGACCCAATATCGCCTTGCGAGTGTCAAAACTCAGGTCTGGGGTGGATCCGCTTACCGCGACGTAGAAATGTGGACGCTCACCCACAGTTTCCCGGACCCGGGTGACGGCACCCGCCCAGGCCTCTGGCTCGAAAAAATTGGTCACGTCGGGCTTGTGCCAAGCTCCACCAGCGTCGAAGGCTCAGCGGTCACCCTTCCCGATGTCACCTTCGCCGGCACGCAGAAGCAGAACCGCGTCGACGCTGACCACGACGGCCTGCTCAAGATGAACTGGTGGCGCGTCGCCTACATCTACACCGAGACAGGTGCAAAGATCGGCGTTCAGTACAGCGCGCCCGAATGTGTGGCGGGCAGCAGCATGCCCACGAGCCCGGACAACAACTACAAGAAGTGCTTCCCGGTGTACTGGACTCGCCCGGGCTACACCAGCCCGACAATCGATTGGTTCCACAAGTACGTCGTCACAGCAGTCACTGAATCGGACATGACGAGCGGCGCCCAGCGCACCATAACGGGTTTCGCATATAGCAATAGCACAACCGTGCCGCTATGGCATTACGACGCCGACGACGGCCTGGTTCCCGCTTCACGCAAGACCTGGGGTCAGTGGCGCGGATACGACCAAGTCGACACGACAAAGGGCGACTCGGGCGAACAGACGTTCACGAGAACCCGGTACTTCCGAGGCATGAACGGCGATAAGACGCCGAGTGGCGGTCGCACCGTAACCGTCGATGGCATCTCCGACGATGATGCCTTCGCGGGTATGCCGCGCGAAAGCATCACCTATAACGGTCCGAACGGTGCCGAGGTCTCTGGATCGCTGACAACACCATGGAAGTCGGCTAGCGCCACGGCAACCCGCACCATTAACGGTGTCAAGGTCGAGGCGCACTACACCGGCACCGCCTCGGTAGTCAGCCGCCGCACCCGGGATGGCGGCAGAGACCCGATTACCACGACGACTACCAACACCTACGACGAAACCTACGGCTACATCACATCGGTCAATGACTCTGGCGACGACTCCGTCACAGGCGATGAAACTTGCAGCATCACGAGTCGCGTCACGAACTCGACTGCTTGGATCATCGGACTGCCCTCGATGACTGAGCAGTACGCCCTCCCCTGCGGAACCTCGCCCACGCGCGAGGACGACGTGATTTCGATCGAGCGAACTTCCTACGACGGCCTCGCATCCGGTGCCGTCCCCACCAAAGGTGACTTGACCCAGCAAGAAAAGGCCAAGAAGTGGACCGATGCCACCCACATTTCTTGGGTGGTCACCTCAAAGGCATCGTTCGACCCGGTGACGGGCCGCCTTAGCGACAACTGGGACGTGCGCGGGAACCGAACCACAACAACGTACACGCCAGCAGCGGGTGGACCCATCACCAAGATCGTCACCACCGGTCCCCTCGGGTCGACGGAAACGAACTACGAACCTGCCTGGAGCCTTTCTACAAGCGTCATCGACGTCAACGGCAGGCGAACCGAAGTCACATACGACGCCCTGGGAAGACTCAAACGCGTCTGGTATCCGATCCGTTCCAGGTCAGCGGGCGCCAGCGCCAGCGTGGTCTACTCCTACAATCTGAACAAGACGCTTCCGTCGGTCCTGACGACTCAGAAACTCAACTCGGCAGGCAATTATGTCACCAAGTACGAGATATTCGACTCCCTGCTGCGGCCCCGCCAAGAGCAGGCTCCTGCGTCGAACGGATCTGGCCGGATCCTGTCAGACACGTATTACGACACCGCCGGACGAGTTGCTATCACGAACGCAACCTATTTCAACGCCGCTGCACCATCTGGCACCATCTACAGTCCAACCTTTAACGAGATCCCAGCACAGAACGTAAGTGTCTACGACGGTGCTGGACGCACCATCAAGTTGACACTATTCTCCAAGGGCCTCGAGCAGTGGCATACGACCACCTCGTACGGTGGGGACCGCATCGACATCACCCCGCCGGAAGGCGGAACGGCGACCTCGACTTACTCGAACGGGCGCGATGAGCGAGTCAAACTCATCCAGTACCAGAACGGAACCCCCTCAGGGCCCGGCGACACCACCCTCTACGCCTATGACAGGCGAGGCAACCTACGTGAGGTAACCGACGCACGGGGCAACAAGTGGACCTATACCTACGATCTGCTCGGCCGGACAACCCGAGCGACGGATCCTGACAAAGGCATTGTTACCAGCGACTATAACGACGCCGGCGACCTGTTGACATCGACGGATGCTCGACCGCAATCGCTTGCCTTCTCATACGATGGCGTCGGTCGAAAAACGGGCGTCTTCGACACGAGCCTGCAAGGGACGCAGCTCGCGAAGTGGACCTATGATACCGCGGTGTTCGCCTCGGACGGCGTTACCAAGGTGAAGGGTTACCTGGCCAGCTCCACGCGTTATGTAGGCGGAAACGCGTACACGTTCACCGCTCGCGGTTACTCCGATGATTACCAGTCGACTGGAACAACCATCGCGATTCCATCCGTCCCGGGCGAGGAGAAGATTGCTGGCAGCTACGTCTACACTCAAAGCTTCAACGTCGACGGCAGCCCCAACTCAACACGTTTCCCTGGCGCGGGTGGCCTGACCGCCGAGCTAGTCACGTATGGCTATGACACTGCAACGGGACTCCCAAAGACGCTAACGACGAACTATGCCGACGCCACCAACTACGTGACCAATACGCAGTACACCGCGTTCGGCGAGCCATCCGTCGTCACCTTAGCTACGGCAATCTCCGGCGCGAAAGTGGCTCAGATTGGCCTTTACTACGATGAGGCACGCCGGCTACCAGTCGAAATCGTCACCGCACGGGAAACCGGTCCTTCGACGGTCAGCGACTCCCATTATTCGTACGACCCGGCCGGGAACGTCACGAAGATCGAAGAAACCGCCGCCGCATCCGCTGAAACTCAATGTTTCGAGAGCGACTATCTGCAGCGTCTCACACATGCGTGGACCCCATCGAACGGAGACTGCGAGGCTGAACGATCCGCGTCCACACTCGGCGGACCGTCAAAATACTGGCTCTCGTGGACCTACGACAACATCGGAAACCGGCGCTCGGAGACGAACCACACCGATACCGGCGATCAGACCAGCACCTACGCCTACCCCAATGCCGGGCAAGCGCAACCGCATGGCGTGACTGGAATCAGCGGCGCAGCCGCCGGCACGTACGACTACGACGCCGTCGGCAACACTCGACACAGGCCTGGTCCCGCAGGCACTCAGACACTCTCCTGGGATCCCGAGGGACATCTCGCCTCTCTCCAAGACACCTTTAAGTCGACATTCATCTATGACGCCGATGGTGGGCGCCTCGTCTCACATGACGCAGCCGGTGTAACGCTCTACCTGCCCGGCATGGAGGTGCGGGCGACCACGTCAACCGGTGCTGTCTCCGCGGTCCGCTACTACACCCATACCGGGCGAGCAGTAGCAATGCGCACACCATCCGGTGTGACATGGCTGTCAGCCGACCTCCATGGGACGGCCGGCATCGCGGTAGACGCAACCACGCAATCAATGACACAGCGCCGGTTCACGCCGTTCGGTGGCATCCGATCCGGCCCCTCGGCCTGGATCAATCCCCACGGCTTCGTCAACGGGACGGACGACCCCTCTGGTCTGGTCCACCTCGGCGCCCGAGAGTACGACAAGCAACTCGGTCGCTTCATATCAGTAGACCCGGTGCTCGAGATCGAAAACCCTCAGCAGGTCAACGGATACGCCTACGCCAACAACAGCCCCTACACCTTCACTGATCCTGGCGGAACTGACTTCTGGGGCTGGGTCAGTGAAAAGGCGCAAAGTGTCAACGACTTCATGGATCGCAACGTGGAGCAGATCACGCAGCTCGGCGAGGCGCTTCTCATGATCGAAGCAGGCATCGTCCTGATCACGATCGGCGTGGGCGGCGACGCTGTTGGACTGGCTGTAACTTGCACGGGAGCGGGCGCAATCGTGGGCGTGCCGGCTATGGCGATCAGCACAACCGCTGTCGTAGCTGGATCGGCACTAGTGCTGGGTGGTGCCGCTGTCGCTGGAAACGCTGTCAGCAAGATGGATTTCGAGGGCGGAGGCGGCGGGCCATCTGAGTCGAGCGGGCCAAAGTTTGGTGACTCGGAAGCCGAGAAGGCGGCCAACGCCGGCA
This genomic interval carries:
- a CDS encoding RHS repeat domain-containing protein, coding for MTTARSAGLATSASRARTSSYSHASRILSAVVTVFLAIQLGGQAAAIAAASPYTPLQPQSEPSVGGQDWSPPKAVLEADPAADKAMRSAKPVTWPSAGRATVDLRAAKAADTSGVHPVSAGDLPIILDRGSSRTGKGATPAGVTVEILDHTMTAGHGFPVVLRLAQTEASTAAGTVNVTVDYAKFKDAYGADWSSRLRFSAVTDCALTVRTAVSCNARPIASHNDPQAHTLSADVELPAATAASKRSAGETSDGGLLTLAVTSDTSSNAGDFSASAPTPSSTWSAGKSSGDFAWEYPLRMPPSLGGPTPAVGLSYSSQSVDGRTAASNNQPTWIGEGFSFWPGSISRGYKACSDDLGGNATNTTKTGDMCWGTYNASLSMAGHSGELIRDDSTGKYRMKNDDGTRVELLTGASNGDNNGEYWRVTTPDGTQYFFGLNHLPGWTAGKAETASTWTVPVFGNNPGVNGQPDEPCYSSTFANAYCDQAWQWNIDYVLDVHGNSMSFWYGKESNNYARNNTDSKVSQYVRGGFLDRIDYGTDNRTTVNSVATDTVYTSTKPPMSVDFTQDNRCIPGSTCDSAHPASWPDVPWDLKCTSTTSCPGLYAASFWTQYRLASVKTQVWGGSAYRDVEMWTLTHSFPDPGDGTRPGLWLEKIGHVGLVPSSTSVEGSAVTLPDVTFAGTQKQNRVDADHDGLLKMNWWRVAYIYTETGAKIGVQYSAPECVAGSSMPTSPDNNYKKCFPVYWTRPGYTSPTIDWFHKYVVTAVTESDMTSGAQRTITGFAYSNSTTVPLWHYDADDGLVPASRKTWGQWRGYDQVDTTKGDSGEQTFTRTRYFRGMNGDKTPSGGRTVTVDGISDDDAFAGMPRESITYNGPNGAEVSGSLTTPWKSASATATRTINGVKVEAHYTGTASVVSRRTRDGGRDPITTTTTNTYDETYGYITSVNDSGDDSVTGDETCSITSRVTNSTAWIIGLPSMTEQYALPCGTSPTREDDVISIERTSYDGLASGAVPTKGDLTQQEKAKKWTDATHISWVVTSKASFDPVTGRLSDNWDVRGNRTTTTYTPAAGGPITKIVTTGPLGSTETNYEPAWSLSTSVIDVNGRRTEVTYDALGRLKRVWYPIRSRSAGASASVVYSYNLNKTLPSVLTTQKLNSAGNYVTKYEIFDSLLRPRQEQAPASNGSGRILSDTYYDTAGRVAITNATYFNAAAPSGTIYSPTFNEIPAQNVSVYDGAGRTIKLTLFSKGLEQWHTTTSYGGDRIDITPPEGGTATSTYSNGRDERVKLIQYQNGTPSGPGDTTLYAYDRRGNLREVTDARGNKWTYTYDLLGRTTRATDPDKGIVTSDYNDAGDLLTSTDARPQSLAFSYDGVGRKTGVFDTSLQGTQLAKWTYDTAVFASDGVTKVKGYLASSTRYVGGNAYTFTARGYSDDYQSTGTTIAIPSVPGEEKIAGSYVYTQSFNVDGSPNSTRFPGAGGLTAELVTYGYDTATGLPKTLTTNYADATNYVTNTQYTAFGEPSVVTLATAISGAKVAQIGLYYDEARRLPVEIVTARETGPSTVSDSHYSYDPAGNVTKIEETAAASAETQCFESDYLQRLTHAWTPSNGDCEAERSASTLGGPSKYWLSWTYDNIGNRRSETNHTDTGDQTSTYAYPNAGQAQPHGVTGISGAAAGTYDYDAVGNTRHRPGPAGTQTLSWDPEGHLASLQDTFKSTFIYDADGGRLVSHDAAGVTLYLPGMEVRATTSTGAVSAVRYYTHTGRAVAMRTPSGVTWLSADLHGTAGIAVDATTQSMTQRRFTPFGGIRSGPSAWINPHGFVNGTDDPSGLVHLGAREYDKQLGRFISVDPVLEIENPQQVNGYAYANNSPYTFTDPGGTDFWGWVSEKAQSVNDFMDRNVEQITQLGEALLMIEAGIVLITIGVGGDAVGLAVTCTGAGAIVGVPAMAISTTAVVAGSALVLGGAAVAGNAVSKMDFEGGGGGPSESSGPKFGDSEAEKAANAGKLRDEHNSGIKSDNPKDLLSDVNARAAVEPPAGTKAIVDGSGGVNADVKFADSTGNEIPFRREVKVTNGNFRSFESQLSKGLDQVGAEGEIWIQTEHDISTMRSYLQKYMEKRIGKRSFSPHVTIRVYNHAGQSKGSYNLATGAGLAAAAAGGCQAMWGCHDEWLW